A genomic region of Parambassis ranga unplaced genomic scaffold, fParRan2.1 scaffold_66_arrow_ctg1, whole genome shotgun sequence contains the following coding sequences:
- the LOC114431296 gene encoding 60S ribosomal protein L23, translating into MSKRGRGGSSGAKFRISLGLPVGAVINCADNTGAKNLYIISVKGIKGRLNRLPAAGVGDMVMATVKKGKPELRKKVHPAVVIRQRKSYRRKDGVFLYFEDNAGVIVNNKGEMKGSAITGPVAKECADLWPRIASNAGSIA; encoded by the exons ATGTCTAAGAGAG GACGTGGTGGTTCGTCCGGAGCGAAGTTTCGCATCTCACTGGGTCTCCCAGTGGGAGCAGTCATCAACTGCGCCGACAACACAG GTGCCAAGAACCTGTACATCATCTCTGTCAAGGGCATCAAGGGGCGTCTGAACCGTCTGCCTGCTGCAGGAGTCGGTGACATGGTCATGGCCACAGTCAAGAAAGGCAAGCCAGAGCTCAGGAAGAAGG TACATCCTGCGGTGGTGATACGGCAGCGGAAGTCGTATAGACGAAAAGATGGCGTGTTTCTCTACTTTGAAGACAACGCGGGTGTCATAGTAAACAACAAAGGCGAAATGAAAG gttcagcCATCACAGGCCCTGTGGCCAAAGAGTGTGCCGACCTGTGGCCCAGGATTGCCTCCAACGCTGGCAGCATAGCCTAG